A genomic window from Pocillopora verrucosa isolate sample1 chromosome 7, ASM3666991v2, whole genome shotgun sequence includes:
- the LOC131792119 gene encoding uncharacterized protein → MAFASVIFLVIFAAFCFLQEGRATREWYKEDFPNPTRDVKGCGRRGEVSWICDPENILSYKAANKIEELIYSVVKNTYSGCSNDEKPGFQIGVAVLNRMRGIPGEPVEETAKTFAKHLHDSWGVGHAGCDDGAMLLISILDRQLYVSTGKRAMKLLSHDQIDIIIEEMKPYMQKRDYDQGVELAIVRMGEVFSGKVLERSTNYGLIVFCVLLIIIVGVGLYIGHKQEQERKRCERKLKRIQDERDRARQSQKTYESKSCPICLEEFQPETKTRLLACGHKYCEPCLTKWLEDHATCPICRQSADRREDEGGACHTYDFLPDLQFRLMMLQLQHPSFVTPTMVDRWGSSSYTGSFTSDPIFVRSPMVGGGSFGSGAGFGGGGSSGGGGHGGSW, encoded by the coding sequence ATGGCATTCGCGTCTGTTATTTTCCTGGTTATTTTTGCGGCTTTTTGTTTCCTGCAAGAAGGAAGGGCAACTAGAGAATGGTACAAGGAGGATTTTCCGAATCCTACGAGAGATGTTAAAGGTTGTGGTCGTAGAGGAGAGGTTTCCTGGATCTGTGATCCGGAGAATATTCTCAGCTACAAGGCTGCCAACAAGATTGAAGAGTTGATATATTCAGTTGTTAAAAATACTTATTCAGGGTGCAGCAACGATGAGAAACCTGGATTTCAAATTGGCGTTGCAGTTTTAAACCGAATGAGAGGCATTCCTGGTGAACCTGTGGAAGAAACAGCGAAGACGTTTGCCAAACATTTACATGACAGCTGGGGTGTCGGCCACGCGGGATGTGATGACGGAGCAATGTTGCTGATTTCCATTTTAGATCGTCAACTGTATGTCTCCACAGGAAAAAGAGCCATGAAATTGTTATCCCATGACCAGATTGATATTATCATTGAGGAAATGAAGCCATACATGCAAAAGAGAGATTACGATCAAGGTGTGGAACTCGCCATTGTCCGAATGGGTGAAGTTTTCAGCGGTAAAGTCCTCGAGCGTTCAACAAACTATGGTCTTATCGTCTTCTGTGTGCTGTTGATCATTATTGTTGGTGTTGGGCTGTACATTGGGCATAAGCAAGAACAAGAACGTAAAAGatgtgaaagaaaactgaagagaATTCAAGACGAAAGAGACAGAGCCAGACAGTCTCAAAAAACTTATGAAAGCAAATCATGTCCCATTTGCTTGGAGGAATTTCAGCCGGAAACGAAAACAAGGCTGTTGGCTTGTGGTCACAAATACTGTGAACCTTGCTTGACCAAGTGGCTGGAAGACCATGCAACTTGTCCAATCTGTCGCCAATCAGCTGACAGACGTGAAGATGAAGGTGGTGCCTGCCATACCTATGACTTCCTCCCTGATCTTCAGTTCCGACTGATGATGTTACAGCTGCAGCACCCATCATTTGTTACACCCACCATGGTGGACAGATGGGGCAGCAGCAGTTACACAGGGAGTTTTACTTCTGATCCCATTTTTGTCAGGTCACCTATGGTTGGGGGAGGTAGCTTTGGCAGTGGTGCAGGGTTTGGTGGAGGTGGAAGTAGTGGAGGTGGTGGTCACGGAGGCAGCTGGTAA
- the LOC131792124 gene encoding uncharacterized protein has translation MASALAKFLVTFAAFYFLQEGQATRGWYKEDFPDPTIDVETCGRRGKVSWICDPENILSYGAADKIEELLYSVVKNTDSGCSYYDNGKPGFQIGVAVLNQMSGIPGEPVEETAKTLAKHLHDSWAVGHAGCDDGVMLLISILDRQLYVSTGKRAMELLSDDQIDIIIEEMKPYMLKKDYDKGVELAIVRMGEVFGIRSASNHGHIIFYAVLLIIILAIIVVLCIKLKKEQSRGEWERDTYPGISNFDLTKSDPFYLCKPDYDRCTMFKRRSFGSGVGFGGGGIIGGGGSGGSW, from the coding sequence ATGGCGAGCGCTTTAGCTAAGTTCCTGGTTACTTTTGCGGCTTTTTATTTCCTGCAAGAAGGACAGGCAACTAGAGGATGGTACAAGGAGGATTTTCCGGATCCTACGATAGATGTAGAAACTTGTGGTCGTAGAGGAAAGGTTTCCTGGATCTGTGATCCGGAGAATATTCTCAGCTACGGGGCTGCCGATAAGATTGAAGAGTTGTTGTATTCAGTTGTTAAAAATACTGATTCAGGGTGCAGCTACTATGATAATGGCAAACCTGGATTTCAAATTGGTGTTGCAGTTCTAAACCAAATGAGTGGCATTCCTGGTGAACCTGTTGAAGAAACAGCGAAGACGCTTGCCAAACATTTACATGACAGCTGGGCTGTCGGCCACGCGGGATGTGATGACGGAGTTATGTTGCTGATTTCCATTTTAGATCGTCAACTGTATGTCTCCACAGGAAAAAGAGCCATGGAGTTGTTATCCGATGACCAGATTGATATTATCATTGAGGAAATGAAGCCATACATGCTAAAGAAAGATTATGATAAAGGTGTGGAACTCGCTATTGTCCGAATGGGTGAAGTTTTCGGTATTCGTAGTGCATCAAACCATGGGCATATCATCTTCTATGCTGTGCTGTTGATCATTATTCTTGCAATTATTGTTGTGCTGTGCATTAAGCTAAAGAAAGAACAATCACGTGGGGAATGGGAAAGAGATACATACCCAGGTATCTCTAATTTTGATCTTACCAAATCTGATCCTTTCTATCTGTGTAAACCTGACTACGACAGGTGTACTATGT